One window of the Thamnophis elegans isolate rThaEle1 chromosome 6, rThaEle1.pri, whole genome shotgun sequence genome contains the following:
- the LOC116510788 gene encoding protocadherin alpha-5-like: protein MLTWPKGLLQLLLLHTAWKMGSGQLHYSVLEESQHGTFVGRISQDLGLEVSELVPRMFRMLSKGEKDYFEVNLQNGILFVNSRIDREELCAKNADCVLHLEVIVEKPLRFFHVEVEIKDINDNAPIFSTMEKILSISELIKGTRFSLERASDADIGTNALLTYKLSPSNHFILDSGNDEDETKSVVLVLKVPLDREESPVHHLVLTATDGGEPKLTGTVQLVINVLDVNDNTPVFNQSVYRIKLLENTASGSLVIALNATDLDEGINREISYFFSNEVPLHVTKLFSINSDTGEIRVIGKLDYEDINCYELPIVAEDKGSSSLSGHCEVFVDVLDMNDNIPEVFVNSLTVPLPEDSTPGTVVAILSASDKDSGINGQVTCVLQPSELPFKIESTFKNYYSLIVGAPLDREQVAEYKIVVTVEDQGIPPLSSSITLLVPISDINDNAPAFNQPSYIVFVKENNPPGAHIFTISAADPDIAENGLITYWIDEKLWPLSSYISVHSESGKLYALQSLDYEELKVLEFQVRAKDAGMPTLCGNTTLHVFVMDENDNAPVVSGSSEENLILLMVPVIPGHIVGKIHALDADSGYNAWLRYELVEESHSPWTVGQYSGEVSTKYSLDESEGSKIQSVLVLVKDHGKPQLSATATLSVSLVTSGQTIKTDIKLPRSGESFVPLVDSINIYLIIAICSVSSLFLLAILIYVALRCHCKSKESMVYGPGMATLVCASEVGSWSYSNRHSHILAGVSAEAGAKSDLMIFSPNIPVFANNGELRNGTGLIPDSAKEVSFWF, encoded by the coding sequence ATGCTTACCTGGCCGAAGGGGCTGCtgcagctgcttctgctccacacCGCCTGGAAAATGGGGAGCGGCCAGCTCCATtattctgtgctggaggaatccCAGCATGGCACCTTTGTGGGCCGCATCTCCCAGGATCTGGGGTTGGAGGTGAGTGAGCTGGTGCCTCGGATGTTCCGGATGCTGTCCAAAGGAGAGAAGGACTATTTTGAGGTAAACCTGCAGAATGGGATCTTGTTTGTGAATTCCCGGATAGACAGGGAGGAGCTGTGTGCCAAGAATGCAGACTGTGTCCTTCATCTGGAGGTGATTGTGGAGAAACCTCTGAGGTTCTTCCATGTGGAGGTTGAAATCAAAGACATTAATGATAATGCTCCCATCTTCTCTACCATGGAAAAGATCCTGAGCATATCAGAACTGATAAAAGGTACTCGATTCTCCTTAGAGAGAGCATCTGATGCAGATATTGGTACTAATGCTCTGTTAACTTACAAGCTCAGCCCAAGCAACCATTTTATTCTTGATTCAGGAAATGATGAAGATGAAACTAAATCTGTAGTTCTTGTACTGAAGGTTCCTCTTGACAGAGAGGAGAGCCCTGTGCATCATTTAGTTCTGACAGCCACTGATGGGGGTGAACCAAAACTCACAGGAACTGTTCAGCTAGTCATCAATGTGCTGGATGTCAATGACAATACTCCTGTGTTTAACCAATCTGTTTACAGGATAAAGTTGTTAGAAAATACAGCTAGTGGGTCATTAGTTATTGCTCTGAATGCAACAGACTTAGATGAAGGGATCAATAGAGAAATCTCTTATTTTTTTAGCAATGAAGTTCCTTTACATGTCACAAAGCTCTTTAGTATAAATTCTGATACTGGGGAAATCAGAGTGATTGGAAAATTGGACTATGAAGATATTAATTGCTATGAACTTCCAATTGTTGCAGAAGATAAAGGCAGTTCTTCATTATCAGGACATTGTGAAGTTTTTGTTGATGTATTGGACATGAATGATAATATTCCAGAAGTATTTGTGAATTCTCTCACTGTTCCATTGCCAGAGGATTCCACTCCAGGGACTGTGGTAGCTATCCTCAGTGCTTCAGACAAGGATTCTGGAATCAATGGACAAGTAACCTGTGTACTACAACCCTCTGAGTTGCCTTTCAAAATAGAGTCCACATTCAAGAATTACTACTCCCTGATTGTTGGAGCACCTTTGGATAGGGAGCAGGTGGCTGAATACAAGATAGTTGTGACAGTGGAAGATCAAGGCATTCCACCACTGTCTTCTAGCATCACCCTGTTAGTTCCTATTAGTGACATTAATGATAATGCTCCAGCTTTCAATCAACCCTCCTACATAGTCTTTGTGAAGGAGAACAATCCCCCTGGTGCTCACATCTTCACAATATCTGCTGCAGATCCAGACATAGCTGAGAATGGTCTGATTACCTATTGGATAGATGAGAAGCTCTGGCCATTGTCAAGCTACATCTCTGTACATTCAGAGAGTGGAAAACTTTATGCTTTGCAGTCCTTGGACTATGAGGAGTTGAAAGTGCTGGAGTTCCAGGTGAGAGCCAAGGATGCTGGAATGCCCACCTTGTGTGGCAATACAACTCTTCATGTCTTTGTGATGGATGAGAATGACAACGCACCTGTTGTGTCAGGATCATCAGAAGAGAACCTGATTCTTTTAATGGTCCCTGTGATCCCTGGGCATATTGTAGGCAAGATCCATGCCTTGGATGCGGATTCTGGATACAATGCATGGCTAAGATATGAACTGGTTGAAGAAAGTCATAGTCCATGGACTGTGGGGCAATATAGTGGTGAGGTGAGTACCAAATATTCTCTGGATGAATCAGAAGGCAGCAAAATCCAGAGTGTTTTGGTTCTTGTGAAGGACCATGGAAAACCTCAACTGTCAGCCACAGCTACCCTGAGTGTTTCACTTGTAACAAGTGGTCAGACAATCAAAACAGATATTAAGCTCCCCAGGTCAGGGGAGAGCTTTGTGCCCCTGGTGGATTCAATCAACATCTATCTGATCATTGCCATCTGCTCTGTTTCCAGCCTCTTCTTGCTGGCCATTCTTATCTATGTGGCTCTGCGATGCCACTGCAAGTCAAAGGAATCCATGGTTTATGGCCCTGGCATGGCCACCCTGGTATGTGCCAGTGAAGTGGGCAGCTGGTCCTATTCCAATCGGCACAGCCACATCCTGGCAGGTGTGAGTGCAGAGGCTGGTGCCAAGAGTGACCTTATGATTTTCAGTCCCAACATTCCTGTTTTTGCAAATAATGGGGAACTTAGGAATGGGACAGGATTGATCCCGGATTCAGCTAAAGAGGTGAGTTTCTGGTTTTGA